The DNA segment AAACCTTATTAATGACTATATCAGTCAAAAAATAAATCTCCAGAAACACATTGGTGAAGATGAAGTTGTATCCGCTGATATTAAATTGAGCAATCTTTCCATTCAAATTGGTCGCACGGAGCCAGGTAAAATTAATCTTTCTGGTACAACCGACCTAACAATTAATTCATTCTTTGGTAAGACAAACGCTAAAGTGGAGCTTACGTTATCAGGTCAACCTTCTTATCAAGCTGATAAAGGGGCGATATACATAAAATCAATGGCTATTGATAGCTACAAAGTTTCTCCAGAAAAAATGGATGCTGTAGTTGTAGCACTAAAACCTTATTTAGATTCTACAATCACAACTTACTTTGATAATCATCCTGTTTATGTTCTTAATCCGGAAAAAAACAGTGCTGAAGCAGCCGCGTTTAAACTGGCTAAAGGAATTGAAGTTAAACCGGGTAAATTCGTGATCCAGCTTTAATAATCACCAAGGTCAATTAAAAATATTTATCGTCATTAATGACAAAGGCAAACCTAATGGTTTGCCTTTTTTATGAATAATAAAATGCTTTTACAAAGAAATATTTATATTACTCTGCTTCTGCCTCATCACTCTCTTCATCATCAGAGAGTTCTTCGCGTAACGCTGATAATGCACCACGCGCAACACCTGCTAGTGTACGATAAAAGCCACTGGTTGCATGAGCTTCAACCTTACCTAAAAATGTTCCAGCCCAAGGCAGCAGATATTCATCAAATAATTGTATTTGTGCTAAGACTTCATCTTGCGCAGAATTATCTTCAAGCCATGAAGCAGCAAGTAATAAAGAACCAAAACTGTCTGTTGCATTGTCAGTAACAGGCATTCCTCTTGTGACTAGGAATTGACGAATATCGTCTTCTTTGATTTCTTCATAATCATGGGCATAAACAGATACCGCAGGCGCATCACCACCAAAAAGAGATTGATAATCAGCTTCAACAATAGCCAAATCTTTAACACTATTTTTTAAGGTGTTAAATAGCTCATCTTGCTCTAATGGCCATAACTGGCTCAGTTTCCCTTCACCAATCATTTTTATAATTGGCGCTAAGATAGGATCATTGGGTTCACGTTGAAATAATGTGCCTAAAAGACGACAAACAATCGAAAATTCATTCATTCTATTTTTACCCCATAAAGTTTCGCGTTATTGTGCTTTTAATGGTAAGAAAATCAACTTTTTTCGTCATGTCTCTTTTATTGTTAATATTAATCTTACTATCTGTGTTCTCTTAAAACAGAAAAAGCGCGCTCTTATTATTAAGTCTTCTACTTAATATAAGAAACGCGCCTAATCCCATGCTACTTATCTTTTAAAGTAATTTTATAATAAAGTATTAAAAACGACTTTATGACAACAGCATTTTATTGTATTTGTTAACTGGCTATATCAAGAAAATTATCTCTTACACCATTCACACGAAACCACCCTGCAATACTTATTCTCTCTTTAAAAGTAGGAAGTACTTCATGAGGGAATTGTTCTGAAAGGAAAACGACCAAACGTCCGCCTTTTGGAGCGACTGTCGCAAGTTCATTATCTTCCAAATCATAAATAACTAACTCACCGCCATCTTCTTTTGTCCAATCCTCATTAAGATACAAGACTGTCGTTAAACGGCGAGTGACATTTTCTTTAAATGCATCAAGGTGTTTTTTATAAAAAGCGCCTTTCTCATAACAAGCAAAATGCGCTTCGTATTCAAAAAGACCTAAATAAAACTCTCGGTTAACAGCACGTTGAATAGACTCCATTTGCATTAAATAATGCTGAACGGGTGTTCCCATTTCAGGTTCTAACCAACGTATTTTATCACTTCGAATGGTGGTTTCTGCGAGTCGATTTTCATGACGACCAATACGCGCTTGCTGTGCATCGCCATCAAAACAAGCGCGTAGTTGTTGAACAGCCTCTGGTGTGAGGAAATCATCCCATACACACCATCCTTTCTCTGCTATTTGCTCAAGAAGTTCTGCTATATTCATTAAGTATATTGTCTGATAAACATGGGAAACTACTTTATAGCACCAAGTTAAGCAAAATTACAATTTAATAAACTTATCTTTTCGATAACATCAATTAATTAGAGATAAATCTTATAAAAATCAAAAATAAAAGATCAAACAAGATTTAACACTATTGATGCTTTTAAAAACCTCATTTTCACAAGGGTCATTTTATAAGTTGCATCACATTAACAATAAGCAAAATGAATGATTTTTTTAGTAAAAATAATTTGTCGATATTTTATCCACACTCTCTTTACCTTCATTATAAATATAATTAATATTCCCTTTAACTTGAGTATGTATAATCGCTTTTTTATTTCCTAATCGCACAAATCCTGTCGGTAATGTTTTCTTTTTATACGAAAGTTCACTAACAGACATTAGATCTGTAGAAGCAATTTGATATTCAACATGAGCAAACTGCTGTTTATATTTAGTATATAAATCATCCAGATTTTTTTTGGCTTTATTTAAATCAATCTGTTCAGAATTTCTACTCTCTTCAACAAAATGATTTACTTCAGTTTCTAAATTAGAACGCAGTGAGCACCCCTGTTTATCTAACTGATAATTTGCTGTAAAATAAGGCTTAAATTTTTCATTCATATTATTTTTTGTTTGAGAAGACAATGTCTCTTTTCTTTCCTTTAATGAGGATAAAAAACGATCAATATTATATTGTCTATTTTCTTTTGTTATTTGATCCTGAAAAATATCTTCTTTACTTTGGAATGGAGCAGTCATTAAATTTTCATTAATACTATTTTTTAATTTATTTATTTCCTTTTTATCTGATGATAAATTTAAATAGATGCTATCTAATTTAGATATACTATTAGAAATATGATATATCTCTGGATATTTTTCTAATAATCTATTTATTTTTAATACTCTTTTATAAATTCCCTTTATATTTTTTTTATCTTGATCTAATTTTTCTGCGCTTATTAATTTCTCACTTTTAAAAAGTGTAAAACTTAACAAGCTATTTATTCTTTTTTTTACCATTAATTCGAAATCTTTTACAGACGTTAATGGGTACCACTGAATAACATTATCAGAATTGCTCGTAGAAGGCGTAAATTTTAAATCACGATAAATATCAACACCAAGTTCTAATAAGTTGAGATCAAGCCTTTTTGTTTTTTTTGTCACATCGGTTTTACCATAATCGATAAATTCATTAAGATTTAAATCAAGTTTTAATAAATTTAAAATAAAGTTTATACCAATAGCATTTCTGGGTACGGTGAGTTCCATATTGGGGTTAATCATTACATCAACATCAAAACTGGCTTCACTTCTTACCTCAGTTCCTAACGAAAGACTTATATTGCGTTCAATTTCAAGGGTAGAATTATTGATTAATTCATTTTCATTTTGATTTAATCCTTGATTAATAAAATTTGGGATTTCATTAATATCAAGGCTAAATGAGAAATTAGATTTTTTAGCGTAAGTGGCACCTAATAAAGCACTTGCCATGACAGGAGTAACAAAACCATAGTCAACATTTCCTAAATCCCATCTTTTTTCATACCCACCAATCCCCGCTGATAAACCCGCAGCCAAAAGATTCTTATTATTATTAATAAAAGAGAAAGTAATCTTATTATCTTCACTTTTTGATAATGTGATAGAGTGCGATTTTACATAAGAAGCTAATAAAAAGGCGTTAACCCCTATATTATTTGGCAGTTGAAAAGCATTAATACCAAAGAAGGCGCGAACATCATTATGGTGATTAATGGTAATACTTTCCTTATCTTTTAGCGACTTAACTAATGAATGAATCACCTCACCTTGTGTTATACCATTTTTTACACCTTTAACAGCACGATTTAACACATCATAGCTTTTCCCTATATTTTCTTTAACACCATATAATGCCATCGGCTTACTGTTATATACAGAAGTCGAAGAGTTAATAAGCTGCTTTATATTACAAAATAATCCTCTAAATCCAGGATCAACAGCTTTTGCAATATTTTTCATCATTGCCTTATATTTTTTTAATGCATATTGCTCTTTAGCTTTATTAATATTTAACCGGGCATTATCAATAAAAGAAGAGAAAAAAGGGATATTTCGGCTACTAAAATTGCCAATTGTTTGAGTAGAAAATGGTTGTCCTGAATGATAATTTTTATAATTATTTTCACCTATTACTGAATAAAAAGATAAAGGAGGTTCTTGTTTTAAACGAGTAACTTCATATTGATAATCTTTAATTGCAAAAATATTCAAAGGGTCAAGATAATATATTTTTATTTTATTTCCTTTATCTACAACAAGTTGTACTTGATTTAATATTGGTTTGATTGCTAATATTTTATCTGTATTTTTTAATGGAATTTTTATTTTATACGCCTCCATTTCCATGGAAGCACCATCAACTCCATCAACTTGATCTTCAGAAGCAATTTTATTAGGTAGTCCTTGAGCATAAAGCGCATTATCTTTAAGCTTAATGGTTAAATCTAATCCTTCACGGTTGATTTTAATTATATTGTTTTCTTTTAATTCCACAACATTATTAATGTTTGATAAATCTTGCTTTAGATTATCATCAACTATATATTTTTCATATTCAACAGCAAAGTTACTGCTGATAGCATTTGATGAGGTATCATTTAAATTATATTCTTCTTCTAATTTGTTAAATTTAATCTTGTAGAGATCACTACTATTATCTGTATTTTTATATTTATTTCCAATCAAAAAACCATTATGATCAACATATAGCTCTTTAAACTTCATATTGTCACCATCTTGGGACTCTATATTAAAAAGATTATATTTAAATCCTCCTTTAAAGTGTTTTTGATATATCCCCGTAAATAAGTCATGTGTTTTACCTTTAATTAAGGTCAAGGAGCCATCATCTGAAAGGGTGATCCCCATATTAT comes from the Proteus appendicitidis genome and includes:
- a CDS encoding TorD/DmsD family molecular chaperone; translated protein: MNEFSIVCRLLGTLFQREPNDPILAPIIKMIGEGKLSQLWPLEQDELFNTLKNSVKDLAIVEADYQSLFGGDAPAVSVYAHDYEEIKEDDIRQFLVTRGMPVTDNATDSFGSLLLAASWLEDNSAQDEVLAQIQLFDEYLLPWAGTFLGKVEAHATSGFYRTLAGVARGALSALREELSDDEESDEAEAE
- a CDS encoding lipoprotein is translated as MKAIFLTAILVLTSLVTGCDQLKQFDVSENLINDYISQKINLQKHIGEDEVVSADIKLSNLSIQIGRTEPGKINLSGTTDLTINSFFGKTNAKVELTLSGQPSYQADKGAIYIKSMAIDSYKVSPEKMDAVVVALKPYLDSTITTYFDNHPVYVLNPEKNSAEAAAFKLAKGIEVKPGKFVIQL
- a CDS encoding 2OG-Fe(II) oxygenase, with the translated sequence MNIAELLEQIAEKGWCVWDDFLTPEAVQQLRACFDGDAQQARIGRHENRLAETTIRSDKIRWLEPEMGTPVQHYLMQMESIQRAVNREFYLGLFEYEAHFACYEKGAFYKKHLDAFKENVTRRLTTVLYLNEDWTKEDGGELVIYDLEDNELATVAPKGGRLVVFLSEQFPHEVLPTFKERISIAGWFRVNGVRDNFLDIAS